The following are encoded in a window of Bacillus sp. SORGH_AS_0510 genomic DNA:
- a CDS encoding PRD domain-containing protein gives MKIKKILNNNAVVVSDNNEEKIAIGAGIAFQKKRNDIINVNKIEKLFVMKENEKFQQLLLQIPEEHFALAEEIITYAEETLGSKLNEHVHIALTDHLSFAIERVRDGIILKNKLFHEIKTLYRKEFEIGTWAVKHIEKKINVKMPIDEAAYLALHIHTAKLQGGDMKQTLRQTAIIGEMIRTIKECLNVTIEEDDISYQRLLTHLRFTLSRSSHSGQPVMDNEMLTMIKKKFAFSYQCANKVAKLLTDQYGIHLPEHELGYITIHIERLRSL, from the coding sequence TTGAAAATAAAAAAAATCCTAAATAACAATGCGGTTGTGGTTTCAGATAACAATGAAGAAAAAATTGCGATTGGGGCAGGAATCGCCTTTCAAAAAAAGAGAAATGACATAATAAACGTAAATAAAATTGAAAAGCTTTTTGTCATGAAAGAGAACGAGAAATTTCAACAGCTATTGCTTCAGATTCCTGAAGAGCATTTTGCCCTCGCTGAGGAAATCATCACGTACGCAGAGGAAACACTTGGGTCAAAATTAAATGAGCATGTTCATATCGCTCTTACTGATCACTTATCTTTTGCAATCGAAAGGGTCCGGGATGGGATCATTCTAAAAAATAAATTATTTCATGAAATTAAAACCCTTTATAGAAAAGAATTTGAGATCGGCACCTGGGCCGTGAAACATATCGAAAAGAAAATCAATGTCAAAATGCCGATAGATGAAGCAGCCTATTTGGCACTCCATATTCATACCGCAAAGCTGCAAGGCGGCGATATGAAACAAACACTAAGGCAAACCGCAATAATCGGAGAAATGATTCGGACAATAAAAGAATGCCTAAACGTAACGATTGAAGAAGACGACATTTCGTATCAACGGTTGCTGACCCATTTGCGCTTTACGCTGTCTAGAAGCAGCCATTCTGGGCAGCCTGTCATGGACAACGAGATGCTGACCATGATCAAAAAGAAATTCGCGTTTTCCTATCAATGTGCTAATAAGGTTGCAAAATTACTCACAGACCAATATGGCATCCATCTTCCCGAACACGAACTTGGGTACATCACTATCCATATTGAAAGATTAAGAAGCTTATAA
- the nagE gene encoding N-acetylglucosamine-specific PTS transporter subunit IIBC — MKKYLQRIGRSLMLPVAVLPAAAILMGIGYWIDPSGWGSDSALAAFLIKAGASIIDNIPILFAVGVALGMAKEKDGSAALSGLVAYLVVTTLLSTNTVALLQGIDPTKVDPAFGKIGNAFVGILSGIVASTMFNRFSHVKLPDALAFFSGKRLVPIMTAVSMLVVSAVLFFVWPVIFTGLVSFGEGISKLGALGAGIYGFFNRLLIPTGLHHALNSVFWFDVAGINDIGNFWASKGEKGVTGMYQAGFFPVMMFGLPAAALAMVHTAKTKKKKQVASLMLAAGFAAFFTGVTEPIEFAFMFVAPMLYLVHAVLTGLSLAIAAAFHWTAGFGFSAGLVDFVLSLKIPIANKPYMLILQGLVFAVIYYFLFRFIIVKFNLMTPGREEDEDEAVGVSVATGESKFAVMAAQIYEGLGGDANVVSVDNCVTRLRLEVKDMDAVDQKKIKGTGVPGINIVGKQSIQVIVGTNVQFVADEIMKIRKK, encoded by the coding sequence ATGAAAAAATATTTACAGAGAATTGGTCGTTCCTTAATGCTTCCTGTAGCTGTTTTACCAGCTGCTGCGATTTTAATGGGTATCGGTTACTGGATTGACCCATCTGGCTGGGGGTCAGATAGTGCGCTCGCTGCATTCTTAATTAAAGCAGGGGCATCGATTATTGATAATATCCCAATCCTATTTGCAGTTGGGGTAGCACTTGGGATGGCAAAGGAAAAAGACGGGTCGGCGGCACTCAGCGGTTTGGTTGCCTATCTCGTTGTTACGACATTGCTTTCAACGAATACCGTAGCTTTGTTACAAGGCATTGATCCAACGAAGGTGGACCCGGCATTTGGAAAAATCGGAAATGCCTTTGTGGGGATTCTTTCAGGTATTGTCGCTTCGACTATGTTTAATCGCTTTAGTCATGTGAAATTACCGGATGCGCTAGCATTCTTTAGTGGCAAACGGTTAGTGCCAATTATGACGGCCGTATCGATGCTGGTGGTTTCTGCCGTATTATTCTTCGTATGGCCGGTTATTTTTACAGGATTGGTTTCATTTGGGGAAGGAATTTCAAAATTAGGTGCACTTGGTGCTGGTATATATGGTTTCTTCAACCGTTTATTAATCCCAACAGGATTACATCATGCGTTAAACTCCGTGTTCTGGTTTGATGTGGCTGGAATCAATGACATTGGTAACTTCTGGGCGAGTAAAGGGGAAAAGGGCGTAACAGGAATGTACCAAGCAGGATTCTTCCCTGTCATGATGTTTGGTCTTCCGGCTGCAGCGTTAGCGATGGTTCATACAGCAAAAACAAAGAAGAAAAAGCAAGTAGCTTCCTTAATGTTAGCAGCAGGCTTTGCGGCCTTCTTTACAGGCGTAACAGAACCAATTGAATTTGCCTTTATGTTTGTTGCACCAATGCTTTACCTTGTACATGCGGTTTTAACAGGTTTGTCATTAGCAATTGCAGCAGCGTTCCATTGGACAGCTGGTTTTGGTTTTAGTGCAGGTTTAGTTGACTTTGTGCTGAGCTTAAAGATTCCAATTGCTAATAAGCCATATATGTTAATTCTTCAAGGTCTCGTATTTGCGGTGATCTACTACTTCTTATTCCGCTTCATTATCGTTAAGTTTAACTTAATGACTCCTGGCCGTGAGGAAGATGAAGATGAGGCTGTTGGAGTAAGTGTTGCAACCGGTGAAAGTAAGTTTGCAGTGATGGCAGCACAGATTTACGAAGGATTAGGCGGCGATGCCAATGTCGTATCTGTTGATAACTGCGTAACACGTTTACGGTTAGAAGTGAAAGATATGGATGCAGTGGACCAAAAGAAAATTAAAGGTACGGGTGTTCCAGGGATTAATATCGTTGGAAAACAAAGCATCCAAGTCATCGTGGGTACGAATGTCCAGTTCGTAGCGGATGAAATCATGAAGATCCGCAAAAAATAA
- a CDS encoding PTS glucose transporter subunit IIA, producing the protein MRFNIFKKEKLAIFAPVNGDIIPLSEVPDPVFSQKMMGEGIAMVPEEGKVTSPVKGNVILVADTKHAVGIRAVDGTEILIHVGLETVSLNGEGFTVAVNVGDKVAAGQLLMKVDLDTIKVRAKSIITPIVITNSHESGKQYRFTQDKKGTIGETVIITEA; encoded by the coding sequence ATGCGATTTAATATTTTTAAAAAAGAGAAATTAGCCATTTTCGCACCAGTCAATGGAGATATCATACCGCTTAGCGAGGTTCCAGACCCGGTATTTAGTCAAAAGATGATGGGGGAAGGAATCGCAATGGTCCCAGAAGAGGGGAAGGTAACTTCACCTGTAAAGGGCAACGTGATCCTTGTTGCAGACACGAAGCATGCGGTGGGAATCCGTGCAGTAGACGGAACTGAAATTCTTATTCATGTCGGTCTCGAAACGGTTTCCTTAAATGGAGAAGGATTTACTGTAGCGGTCAATGTGGGGGATAAAGTGGCTGCCGGTCAGCTGTTGATGAAGGTTGATTTGGATACGATTAAAGTACGTGCAAAAAGCATCATAACACCCATTGTGATTACCAACAGCCATGAAAGTGGCAAGCAGTACCGATTTACGCAAGATAAAAAGGGGACTATAGGGGAAACTGTTATTATTACAGAAGCTTAA
- a CDS encoding Gfo/Idh/MocA family protein: MLKLGVIGLGDIAQKAYMPVYSSMKEIEFHFYTRNQEKLKAICSQYRFDQLHADLESLMNSGINGAFVHSSTASHEEIVEALLDRGIHVFVDKPISDHYEGAKRLVELAEEKGLILMTGFNRRYAPSYRKLKGVAEPNMVVVQKNRKTLPGEPRTFIYDDFIHVVDTLRYLFPYPIEKLIVNGRMVGDTLYHVVAQFIAGDGRSAIGIMNRDNGTNEEIAEVMGPLEKRTVYNVSKLVISKGMETIEVRSSDWEPTLFKRGFEQMVADFVQAVQTNSTPGITAQDALKSHEICEKIIHELLRNS, encoded by the coding sequence ATGCTAAAATTAGGGGTCATTGGTCTTGGCGATATTGCGCAAAAAGCGTATATGCCAGTGTACAGCAGTATGAAAGAGATTGAGTTTCATTTTTACACAAGAAATCAAGAAAAGCTAAAGGCAATTTGCAGCCAGTATCGTTTTGACCAGCTGCATGCTGACCTGGAATCCTTAATGAACAGCGGCATTAACGGGGCATTTGTTCACTCCTCAACCGCCTCTCATGAGGAAATCGTAGAGGCACTCTTAGATCGTGGGATTCATGTGTTTGTTGATAAGCCCATTTCCGACCATTACGAAGGAGCCAAAAGGCTTGTGGAGTTGGCTGAGGAAAAGGGCCTTATTCTCATGACTGGATTTAATCGGAGGTATGCCCCGTCCTATAGGAAATTAAAAGGGGTAGCCGAGCCGAATATGGTTGTTGTTCAAAAAAACCGTAAAACGCTGCCAGGGGAGCCAAGAACTTTTATATATGATGATTTTATCCATGTGGTTGATACGTTGAGATATTTATTTCCGTACCCTATTGAAAAGTTAATAGTTAACGGGAGGATGGTTGGCGACACCCTTTATCATGTAGTAGCGCAATTTATAGCAGGTGACGGCAGATCGGCCATTGGCATCATGAATCGTGATAATGGGACGAACGAAGAAATCGCTGAGGTAATGGGACCGCTTGAGAAAAGAACCGTTTATAATGTGTCAAAGCTGGTTATTTCAAAAGGGATGGAAACCATTGAAGTCAGAAGCAGTGACTGGGAGCCCACCTTGTTTAAACGAGGTTTTGAGCAAATGGTGGCAGATTTTGTCCAGGCAGTTCAAACCAATTCTACTCCAGGAATTACTGCACAAGATGCACTTAAATCTCATGAAATCTGTGAAAAAATCATCCATGAGTTATTGAGAAATTCATAG
- a CDS encoding DUF1456 family protein, whose product MENNDILVRLRYALDIKDTDMVQIFKLGEVEVTKDEVRMILTKSSEDEDMDSEYVTKCNNKMLESFLNGFIIFKRGRQETKPGQPEKPAFSKESVNNILLKKVKIALSLTSEDIIDILASAGVTITKGELSALLRKEGHKNYKECGDKYARNFLKGLAIRYRG is encoded by the coding sequence ATGGAAAATAATGATATATTAGTTAGATTGAGATATGCTCTCGATATTAAAGATACAGATATGGTACAGATCTTTAAGCTTGGCGAGGTGGAAGTCACAAAAGATGAAGTGCGTATGATCCTGACAAAATCAAGTGAAGATGAGGATATGGACAGTGAGTACGTCACCAAATGCAACAATAAGATGTTAGAATCATTTTTAAATGGCTTTATTATTTTTAAAAGAGGACGGCAAGAGACAAAGCCCGGACAACCTGAGAAACCGGCCTTCTCTAAAGAAAGTGTGAATAATATTCTCTTAAAGAAAGTAAAAATCGCCCTATCGTTAACGAGCGAAGACATCATTGATATATTAGCAAGTGCTGGGGTCACAATCACTAAAGGTGAATTAAGTGCTTTATTAAGAAAAGAGGGTCATAAAAATTATAAAGAATGCGGTGACAAATATGCTAGGAATTTCTTAAAAGGACTAGCTATCAGGTACAGAGGATAA
- a CDS encoding glycosyltransferase family 2 protein, with protein MTDIKKKPAISIITYAFNVEDYIRGCAESVLKQTFTDFEWVVLDNGSTDKTSSILEEYARKDNRIRLFRNQKNSYLHPVALNSDFVDYEENLTSEYWCVVDSDDFLHADFMKELYYAAKKYDADIAVGGTEMFHDENPNIRSNRCPPDFYSKDITRLGDMLPQIYGCFRPMWGKLFKVSIVKKRQEYRKKFPIKLTNGADTVFCLDCLKFSNSVVGVNKVLHYYRIRKNSYYNTQVDDIRYLDYKVIFDQSNQLLQRWNKLNTTTLTFITQVLYFSIKDCMDIAANAVSIPPNERIAVIETMCNDPMLFRTFGDSGLTNNFIAETQRVIEKIMDNVSEADFPIVIQHYMYRLFTSIRMANFPLLNQQSKLHTFLLYVSSIYDEKNKNRFGSVLLYSFLKLIGKTDLSDLESAGIKTEFLVSNPVLLRELVNSRFEHAIQICEEHSVDANYNHLSSVLQQNCEQIRKPIYSANEYLRKALPDQKIVEAIEWMTNNLTQWPLDKETFFYRLYLLTLQGDVRTALETAETILVFFPDDSTASIVVAQTLALVGQKERAKDILENALSKCVNETKRLELTNLIKSYSA; from the coding sequence GTGACTGATATCAAAAAGAAACCAGCCATCTCAATAATCACCTACGCCTTCAATGTGGAAGACTATATCAGAGGGTGTGCAGAAAGCGTCTTAAAACAGACGTTTACAGATTTTGAATGGGTTGTTTTAGATAACGGGAGTACCGATAAAACCAGTTCCATTCTGGAAGAATACGCGAGGAAAGATAACCGAATTAGGCTGTTTCGCAATCAAAAGAATAGCTACCTGCACCCAGTAGCGCTTAACTCCGACTTTGTAGACTATGAGGAAAACCTAACTTCCGAATACTGGTGTGTAGTAGATAGTGATGATTTCCTACATGCCGATTTTATGAAAGAGCTTTATTATGCAGCGAAAAAATACGATGCCGATATTGCTGTCGGTGGTACAGAAATGTTTCATGATGAAAATCCTAATATCCGTTCCAACCGCTGTCCCCCGGACTTTTATTCAAAAGATATAACTAGGTTGGGTGACATGCTTCCGCAAATTTATGGCTGTTTTCGACCAATGTGGGGTAAATTGTTTAAGGTTTCAATAGTAAAGAAACGCCAGGAATATCGTAAAAAATTTCCTATTAAACTAACAAACGGAGCAGACACAGTATTTTGCCTGGATTGCTTAAAGTTTTCCAACTCTGTAGTAGGGGTTAATAAAGTACTTCATTATTACAGAATTAGAAAAAATTCTTACTATAATACCCAAGTAGATGATATTAGATATCTAGATTATAAAGTCATTTTTGACCAAAGCAACCAACTCCTGCAAAGGTGGAATAAACTTAACACAACTACGTTAACATTTATTACCCAAGTCCTCTATTTTTCTATTAAGGACTGTATGGATATCGCAGCAAACGCTGTATCCATTCCCCCGAACGAGAGAATTGCCGTCATTGAAACCATGTGTAATGATCCGATGTTATTCCGTACGTTTGGAGATAGCGGATTAACCAACAATTTTATTGCAGAAACACAAAGAGTAATTGAAAAAATTATGGATAACGTTTCAGAGGCTGATTTTCCAATTGTTATTCAACACTATATGTACAGACTTTTCACATCGATTCGGATGGCTAATTTCCCTTTATTAAATCAGCAAAGTAAACTGCATACATTTTTATTATATGTATCCTCCATATACGACGAAAAGAATAAGAACCGGTTTGGATCCGTCTTACTATACAGTTTCCTTAAATTAATCGGCAAAACAGATTTGTCTGACCTTGAATCTGCTGGGATTAAGACCGAGTTCTTGGTTTCCAACCCGGTTTTGCTTCGTGAGTTGGTCAATTCCAGGTTTGAACATGCTATCCAGATCTGTGAAGAGCATTCTGTAGATGCGAACTATAACCATCTCAGTAGTGTACTCCAGCAAAATTGCGAACAAATAAGGAAACCAATATATTCTGCTAACGAATACCTAAGAAAAGCTTTGCCTGATCAAAAGATTGTGGAAGCAATAGAATGGATGACAAATAATCTAACCCAGTGGCCGCTTGATAAAGAGACCTTTTTCTATAGGTTATACCTTTTAACCCTTCAGGGGGATGTACGGACCGCTTTGGAAACTGCGGAGACCATACTTGTGTTTTTCCCTGATGATAGCACCGCATCGATAGTCGTTGCTCAAACACTCGCCTTGGTGGGACAAAAAGAGCGAGCAAAGGACATTCTAGAAAATGCATTGAGCAAGTGCGTAAATGAAACAAAGCGGCTTGAATTAACAAATTTAATAAAAAGCTATTCTGCTTGA
- the rfbF gene encoding glucose-1-phosphate cytidylyltransferase, producing the protein MKVVILAGGYGTRISEESHLKPKPMIEIGEKPILWHIMKIYSHYGYNDFIICLGYKGYVIKEFFADYYLHTSDVTFDFANKNMLTIHNNVSEPWRVTLVDTGLDTMTGGRIKRIKEFIGSERFMLTYGDGVSNVDIKALEAYHVQNGGYATLTAIQPGGRFGVLGIDDTTNRVERFEEKSLESGGWINGGFMIVEPQVFDYIQGDCTIFEQEPLEKIAAEGKLHAYKHQSYWQCMDTQRDKVILENLWKENKAPWKVWS; encoded by the coding sequence ATGAAGGTTGTGATTTTAGCCGGAGGATACGGGACCCGAATCAGTGAGGAAAGCCACTTGAAACCAAAGCCGATGATTGAAATCGGTGAAAAGCCCATTCTTTGGCATATTATGAAGATTTACAGTCATTATGGATACAACGATTTTATCATTTGTCTAGGATACAAAGGGTATGTGATTAAAGAGTTTTTTGCGGATTATTACTTGCATACGTCAGATGTAACCTTTGATTTTGCAAATAAAAACATGTTAACCATCCATAACAATGTATCGGAGCCGTGGCGTGTCACATTAGTCGATACAGGTCTAGACACCATGACAGGCGGTCGAATTAAACGCATTAAGGAATTCATTGGTTCAGAACGATTTATGCTAACTTATGGTGATGGTGTATCTAATGTGGATATCAAAGCCCTTGAAGCCTATCATGTACAAAATGGCGGTTATGCTACACTTACTGCGATTCAACCCGGCGGCCGATTTGGTGTTCTTGGCATTGATGATACTACCAATCGAGTTGAAAGATTTGAAGAAAAATCATTAGAAAGCGGCGGCTGGATTAATGGGGGATTTATGATCGTTGAACCTCAAGTATTTGATTATATTCAGGGGGATTGTACGATTTTTGAACAAGAGCCATTAGAAAAAATAGCAGCAGAAGGAAAATTGCATGCGTATAAGCATCAAAGCTATTGGCAGTGTATGGATACCCAGCGTGACAAAGTAATACTTGAAAACCTATGGAAGGAAAATAAGGCACCATGGAAGGTGTGGTCATAG
- a CDS encoding NAD-dependent epimerase/dehydratase family protein: MIPKISKEDMAFIFRALSDTDKQKLKDSTIFITGFAGSLGYSLLHFFAEYGEQLCIKKVYGIDNYMFGKPKWVDRISKNELFDLRELDVISCDFTSFSDADLIFHMASLASPVYYRQHPIETIDADVTGLRRLLDFYKDRSLKGFLFYSSSEVYGDPDPAYIPIPETYWGNVNTSGPRACYDESKRFGETLCYNFANQYKMPITVVRPFNNFGPGMRINDQRAAADFAKSVIDNEDIIIYSDGKPTRTFDYIPDATVGYLKCALYGKYDVFNIGADSPELSIFQLAEMFQKIGRDLTGYRGSIQFQAHSDKHYLTDNPNRRCPEINKAKQLLGYNPQIHIEEGIRRYLQYLSECDRSEFEW; encoded by the coding sequence GTGATTCCTAAAATCTCCAAAGAAGATATGGCATTTATCTTTCGTGCCCTATCAGATACAGATAAGCAAAAACTAAAGGATTCAACGATATTCATAACGGGCTTTGCTGGTTCATTGGGTTATTCTCTATTACATTTTTTTGCTGAGTACGGAGAACAGCTTTGTATAAAGAAGGTCTATGGGATTGACAATTATATGTTCGGCAAGCCCAAATGGGTAGACCGAATCTCTAAGAATGAACTGTTTGATTTACGAGAGCTTGATGTTATTTCCTGCGATTTTACCAGCTTTAGTGATGCAGATTTGATTTTTCACATGGCATCGCTCGCATCTCCAGTTTATTACCGCCAGCATCCTATTGAAACGATTGATGCTGATGTCACAGGCCTTCGCCGACTGTTAGACTTTTACAAAGACAGATCACTAAAGGGCTTTTTATTCTACTCCAGCAGTGAGGTTTATGGGGATCCGGACCCAGCTTACATTCCCATACCTGAGACTTATTGGGGCAACGTGAATACATCTGGCCCAAGAGCATGCTACGATGAGTCAAAGCGTTTCGGAGAAACGCTCTGCTACAATTTTGCCAACCAATATAAAATGCCAATAACGGTTGTACGCCCCTTCAATAACTTTGGTCCAGGAATGAGGATTAATGACCAGAGAGCTGCAGCTGACTTTGCAAAATCTGTCATAGATAATGAAGATATCATTATCTATTCAGATGGAAAACCCACACGTACCTTTGATTATATACCTGATGCCACCGTTGGGTATTTAAAATGTGCTCTTTATGGGAAGTATGATGTGTTCAATATTGGTGCGGACAGTCCTGAACTATCCATCTTTCAACTGGCCGAAATGTTCCAAAAAATTGGCCGTGACCTCACAGGTTATAGGGGCAGTATCCAATTTCAAGCTCATTCTGACAAGCATTATTTGACCGATAATCCCAATCGCCGTTGTCCAGAAATAAATAAGGCAAAACAATTACTTGGTTATAACCCCCAAATCCATATTGAAGAAGGGATTAGAAGATATCTGCAATATTTAAGTGAATGTGACCGGAGTGAATTTGAATGGTAA
- a CDS encoding UDP-glucose/GDP-mannose dehydrogenase family protein, whose protein sequence is MRYTITVIGLGFVGLTTALAFAEKNNCVYGIDINPDRLDTIRSGNLPFAEPGLDQALLRHNNNNFSVTTDVKTAVKNSEFVFLCVGTPAGEKGETDLTYIFSAIDHISSVLHDGKYRVIVIKSTVPPSTTLERVIPYLQKKGLSVGERFSVANNPEFLREGKCWEDMMNADRIVCGVCDQKGESMLRSLYSRFSSPFFSVSLNTGEFIKYLSNTLLATMISYANEMSKAADAIGDVQTKEAFQILHMDRRWGGCEMKNYVYPGCGYGGYCLPKDTQAMYAQAFSNGYEPTILKHVISVNETMPQYMVDKIIRITELSDTIGILGLSFKPDSDDVRDSSSAKIISLLLQSGYNNLFAFDPLANKAFAKEYEFEQISYCDSLEEIYRKSKVLVLVTAWKEFASLDKDDPNKTILDFRYFL, encoded by the coding sequence ATGAGATATACAATTACCGTTATAGGACTTGGGTTCGTTGGGCTTACTACCGCTTTGGCTTTCGCAGAAAAAAATAATTGCGTTTATGGAATCGATATAAACCCCGATAGGCTGGATACCATTCGGTCTGGAAACCTTCCTTTTGCTGAGCCTGGTCTTGACCAGGCCCTTCTCCGACACAATAATAATAATTTTTCAGTGACTACTGATGTAAAAACAGCCGTAAAAAACAGTGAATTCGTCTTTTTATGTGTAGGGACACCAGCAGGAGAAAAGGGAGAAACCGATTTAACATACATCTTTTCCGCCATTGATCATATTTCTTCAGTTCTGCACGATGGAAAATACAGAGTCATTGTTATCAAATCTACTGTTCCTCCATCAACAACTTTAGAAAGAGTAATTCCCTATTTACAGAAAAAAGGCTTATCCGTAGGTGAAAGGTTCAGTGTTGCAAATAATCCGGAGTTTTTACGAGAAGGAAAGTGTTGGGAGGATATGATGAATGCCGATCGCATCGTCTGCGGTGTTTGTGATCAAAAGGGGGAAAGCATGCTCCGTTCGTTATATAGCAGATTCAGCAGCCCCTTCTTTTCAGTATCCTTAAATACTGGCGAATTTATTAAATATTTATCCAACACACTGCTTGCAACAATGATAAGCTATGCAAATGAAATGTCTAAGGCTGCGGATGCTATTGGGGACGTTCAAACGAAAGAAGCCTTTCAAATCCTGCACATGGATCGCCGGTGGGGCGGTTGCGAAATGAAGAACTATGTTTATCCCGGCTGCGGATACGGAGGATATTGCCTTCCGAAGGATACGCAGGCGATGTATGCGCAGGCTTTTTCAAACGGATATGAGCCCACAATCCTTAAACACGTTATTTCAGTGAACGAAACCATGCCACAATATATGGTGGATAAAATTATTCGTATTACCGAATTGTCCGACACGATCGGTATACTAGGATTATCCTTCAAACCAGATTCAGATGATGTTCGAGATAGCTCCTCAGCAAAAATCATTTCCCTATTGCTTCAATCTGGATATAACAATCTATTTGCTTTTGATCCATTAGCCAATAAAGCTTTTGCGAAAGAATATGAATTCGAACAAATCAGCTATTGTGATAGCTTAGAAGAAATATATAGGAAATCGAAGGTGCTTGTTCTCGTCACAGCTTGGAAGGAGTTCGCTAGTTTAGACAAGGATGACCCAAACAAGACCATTTTGGATTTTCGATATTTTTTATGA
- a CDS encoding glycosyltransferase, which yields MNGQQKPKMSLCMIVKNEEQFLPLCLDSVKSFIDEIIIVDTGSTDRTIQIAEQYGAIISEVPWEDDFSKARNMALEHATGDWILHLDADEQIEKQDIQQLLTIISSTQEEAFLLQVINHKDETPGDALIFPSVRLWRNRKEYRFRGALHEQISPSITNKNPSKPLVIIPIRIHHYGYSDKIVQEKKKSDRNLKIALAEVERYPKSSFAHFNLGTEFSRLKQHDQAIKEFRLSLDQLTGKHELWVPSLFRNLAGALVASGKNQEAIEILDKGLSSFPDFIDLLYWKAVCHYQLKEYPRAIGLFHQCLVTRENPQYAYQKGLNGEKSHFLLGHCYILLNRLDEGLYHYKKAYELNKLFKEPMKQLAAIYSKLASQ from the coding sequence ATGAACGGACAACAAAAGCCAAAAATGAGCCTCTGTATGATTGTGAAGAATGAAGAACAATTCTTACCTTTATGCTTAGATAGTGTGAAATCTTTTATAGATGAAATCATTATTGTAGATACAGGATCAACGGATCGTACAATTCAAATTGCCGAACAATATGGTGCGATAATTTCGGAAGTCCCTTGGGAGGATGATTTTTCAAAAGCACGAAATATGGCATTGGAACATGCGACGGGTGATTGGATCCTACACTTGGATGCGGATGAGCAGATAGAAAAACAAGATATTCAACAATTACTTACTATAATTTCTAGTACTCAAGAAGAAGCCTTTTTGCTACAGGTTATTAACCATAAGGATGAGACACCCGGAGATGCTCTGATTTTCCCAAGTGTTAGATTATGGAGGAATCGAAAGGAGTATCGGTTTAGAGGGGCGCTTCATGAACAAATTTCACCTTCAATTACTAATAAGAATCCATCTAAACCATTAGTGATCATCCCCATTCGTATTCATCACTATGGGTATTCCGATAAGATTGTTCAGGAAAAGAAGAAAAGTGATCGGAATCTCAAAATTGCTCTTGCCGAAGTAGAGAGATACCCTAAATCTTCCTTTGCCCATTTTAATTTAGGAACAGAATTTTCTAGATTAAAACAACATGACCAAGCAATCAAAGAATTTCGACTTTCCCTTGATCAGCTTACGGGAAAACATGAACTTTGGGTACCCAGTTTGTTTCGCAATCTCGCAGGTGCCTTAGTAGCATCCGGAAAAAATCAAGAAGCAATTGAAATCTTAGATAAAGGGTTAAGCTCTTTCCCTGATTTTATTGATTTATTATATTGGAAAGCCGTATGTCATTATCAATTAAAAGAATATCCCCGTGCCATAGGTTTGTTCCATCAGTGTCTTGTTACTAGGGAAAACCCCCAATATGCGTATCAAAAAGGGTTAAACGGCGAAAAGTCTCACTTTTTATTAGGACATTGTTACATCCTATTAAATCGATTAGATGAAGGATTATATCATTATAAAAAAGCGTATGAATTGAATAAACTATTCAAAGAACCGATGAAACAGTTAGCGGCCATTTATAGTAAATTAGCCTCACAATAA